The proteins below come from a single Fodinicola acaciae genomic window:
- a CDS encoding helix-turn-helix domain-containing protein, whose product MRAVFVAMRSFCVFSSDRYLDIGSDGEHLYATPENSGSEADMTEQVADGGTVRSRQVSAELRRLRRAARLTATEVGALLGMSQSKISRMETGKRGLKVDEVAALLGLYKVHALRRVEILNMVREADRPGWVWLHGQRLPDQWATLIELETNSCALWSYEPLWIPGMLQTADYARAVIAGVSEVSLSETELDVRVAARLGRQSLLSRPLPPEVHVLLYEPALRVPVGSPRILAAQLRHLVEMTLRPRVTLQIVPLAAGPHPGLEGPFMIMKFPADPPLIYLENRVQSTFLEEVPHIESYRLAWERIAARALPAKRSVELIARAAADLVRSAEGRHDQHRLR is encoded by the coding sequence GTGCGGGCGGTTTTCGTTGCCATGCGGTCGTTTTGCGTTTTCTCGTCCGACCGCTACCTTGACATTGGCAGCGACGGGGAGCACCTATATGCCACCCCCGAAAATTCCGGGTCGGAGGCGGACATGACAGAACAGGTGGCTGACGGCGGCACGGTCAGATCGCGACAGGTGTCGGCAGAACTGCGCCGATTACGACGAGCGGCCCGCCTGACCGCCACCGAGGTCGGCGCCTTGTTGGGGATGTCGCAGAGCAAGATCAGCCGGATGGAGACCGGAAAACGCGGCCTGAAGGTCGACGAAGTCGCCGCGCTGCTTGGTCTTTACAAAGTACACGCGTTAAGAAGAGTCGAAATTCTCAACATGGTCCGCGAAGCCGACCGCCCAGGCTGGGTTTGGCTGCACGGACAACGCCTGCCGGATCAGTGGGCCACCCTGATCGAGCTGGAGACGAACAGCTGCGCGCTGTGGAGCTACGAACCACTGTGGATTCCGGGAATGTTGCAGACAGCCGACTACGCGCGCGCCGTTATCGCCGGCGTTTCCGAGGTCTCATTGTCGGAAACCGAACTGGACGTACGAGTGGCGGCGCGGCTCGGCCGGCAAAGCCTGCTGTCGCGACCACTGCCGCCGGAGGTGCACGTCCTGCTCTACGAGCCGGCCTTACGCGTACCCGTTGGCAGTCCACGGATACTCGCCGCGCAGCTGCGCCACCTCGTGGAGATGACGTTGCGCCCACGCGTGACCCTGCAGATCGTTCCACTGGCGGCAGGTCCGCATCCTGGCCTGGAAGGCCCATTCATGATCATGAAATTTCCGGCCGATCCACCCCTCATCTACCTGGAAAACCGCGTACAAAGCACGTTCCTGGAGGAGGTCCCGCATATCGAAAGCTATAGGCTGGCATGGGAGCGCATCGCGGCAAGAGCGCTTCCTGCGAAGCGGTCGGTGGAGCTTATCGCCAGAGCCGCGGCTGACCTGGTTCGATCTGCGGAGGGAAGACATGACCAGCACAGACTTCGCTAG
- a CDS encoding DUF397 domain-containing protein, which produces MTSTDFARTPWRISSRSGSSGNCVEVAGVAYAVGVRDTKDRDGGTLVFSAGSWTRFLRWSAV; this is translated from the coding sequence ATGACCAGCACAGACTTCGCTAGAACACCGTGGCGCATCAGCAGCCGCAGTGGCAGTTCGGGCAACTGCGTGGAAGTTGCCGGTGTGGCATACGCGGTTGGCGTACGCGACACGAAGGATCGCGACGGTGGCACACTGGTGTTCTCGGCTGGTTCGTGGACGCGATTCCTTCGCTGGTCGGCCGTTTAA
- a CDS encoding TIGR00730 family Rossman fold protein — MRLCVFCGSQLGRDDVYASAARELGRGLAERGIELVYGGAAVGTMGQLADAALAAGGTVIGVIPEAIFSQEVPHQGLTRQIVVADMHQRKARMAELADGFIALPGGAGTLEETFEVWTWAQIGLHGKPVALLDVAGYYQPLRVFLDNMVTERFLRQRHRDMLFIENDLDALLARFAAYTPPSVKPIVR; from the coding sequence ATGCGGTTGTGTGTGTTCTGCGGGTCGCAGCTCGGCCGCGACGACGTGTACGCGTCGGCCGCGCGTGAGCTGGGACGAGGCCTCGCCGAGCGCGGCATCGAGCTGGTGTACGGCGGCGCCGCGGTCGGCACGATGGGTCAGCTGGCCGACGCGGCGCTGGCCGCCGGTGGCACGGTCATCGGCGTCATCCCGGAGGCGATCTTCAGCCAGGAGGTGCCCCACCAGGGCCTGACGCGGCAGATCGTGGTGGCCGACATGCATCAGCGCAAGGCCAGGATGGCCGAGCTGGCCGACGGTTTCATCGCGCTGCCCGGCGGCGCCGGCACGCTCGAGGAGACCTTCGAGGTGTGGACCTGGGCGCAGATCGGCCTGCACGGCAAGCCGGTCGCGCTGCTCGACGTCGCCGGCTACTACCAGCCGCTGCGCGTGTTCCTGGACAACATGGTGACCGAGCGGTTTCTCCGGCAGCGGCACCGCGACATGCTTTTCATCGAAAACGACCTCGACGCGCTTTTGGCGAGGTTTGCCGCGTACACACCACCTAGTGTGAAACCGATAGTCCGCTGA
- a CDS encoding ABC transporter permease codes for MNATVLSARSGLSRGVIEVRNSLSNWQDIFGAVFPNVILLVVMLFMRGANVPGLKFSLGATVLPSVIGMGIAFGGILTLASQLMVDREDGTLLRAKATPNGMMGYLVGKIVYAACFTLVGVLLQLVPGLLLFDGVGFNGVGGVLTLIVVIALGLVATLPLGAILGSLFSNPRNMGMVMFPIMGLVGISGIFYPLTQLPVWLQWIGQMFPIYWLGLGTRSAMLPEQLMAVEVGHSWRGWETIVVLLVWAVASLVVAPAVLRRMARRESGSSVAERREKAMQRVG; via the coding sequence ATGAACGCGACCGTACTCAGTGCGCGGTCCGGACTTTCGCGCGGCGTCATCGAAGTGCGTAACTCGCTGTCCAACTGGCAGGACATTTTCGGCGCGGTGTTCCCCAACGTGATTTTGTTGGTCGTCATGCTTTTCATGCGCGGCGCCAACGTGCCAGGCCTGAAGTTCTCGCTCGGTGCGACGGTTTTGCCGAGCGTGATCGGCATGGGGATCGCTTTCGGTGGCATTCTCACGCTCGCCTCACAGCTGATGGTCGACCGTGAGGACGGCACGCTGCTGCGTGCCAAGGCGACGCCGAACGGCATGATGGGTTATCTGGTCGGCAAAATCGTCTACGCGGCGTGCTTCACGCTGGTCGGCGTACTGCTGCAGCTCGTTCCCGGCCTGCTGCTTTTCGACGGCGTCGGGTTCAACGGGGTCGGCGGCGTCCTCACGCTGATCGTCGTCATCGCGCTCGGCCTGGTCGCCACGCTGCCGCTGGGTGCGATCCTCGGATCGCTGTTCTCCAACCCGCGCAACATGGGGATGGTGATGTTTCCGATCATGGGTCTGGTCGGCATCTCCGGCATTTTCTATCCGCTGACGCAGCTCCCGGTGTGGCTGCAGTGGATCGGCCAGATGTTCCCGATCTACTGGCTCGGCCTCGGTACGCGGTCGGCGATGCTGCCGGAGCAGCTGATGGCGGTCGAGGTCGGGCACTCCTGGCGCGGCTGGGAAACTATCGTCGTACTGCTGGTGTGGGCCGTCGCCAGCCTGGTGGTGGCGCCGGCCGTCCTGCGGCGGATGGCGCGCCGCGAGTCGGGGTCGAGCGTGGCCGAGCGCCGCGAGAAGGCGATGCAACGGGTTGGGTAA
- a CDS encoding NPCBM/NEW2 domain-containing protein, with translation MRRLATISALVLVFALTPATAYADEPVQLAKTPPMGWNSWNKFGCEVSDKLVSETADAMVASGMAKAGYRYVNIDDCWMTHERNAAGELVPDPVKFPRGIKGLADYVHSKGLKLGIYSSAGTLTCAGYPASLDHEQTDANSWAAWGVDYLKYDNCNNQGRPAIERYTAMAKALRNTGRPIVLSLCEWGQNKPWLWGESAGGQLWRTTGDITDSFSSVLGILDQQVGLEAYSHPNAWNDPDMLEVGNGGMTEAEYRAHFSLWALLNAPLLAGNDLRTMSEATRKILLNRDVIAVDQDWGGRQGALVSGNGQTQIWAKPMSDGSAAVVLLNRSPIAAMAATTTAAIGLPDAGSYRVRDLWTGREYQADAMIRASLPVHGAAMFRIWPGSGRTLSPLSTLSVGLDEVVEKDRPFQALATLYNDGSTPLLVPSMTATAPAGWKVDGAATVRTRKVEPHQSWTATWKLAPTGGGGDKVEVGVSARYVTIRGQQQASQTVSAVVAQPPPAGQVQASSLPFISTGNGWGPVERNTSNGENQPGDGNPMSIDGVKFATGIGAHAPSTVRIYLGGHCTSFSATVGVDDETHGNGSVGFSVVGDDRTLAQSPVFRGNQAGGQLTADVTGVRIVDLRVNDGGDGNTWDHADWGAATLTCN, from the coding sequence ATGCGCAGGTTGGCGACCATATCAGCGCTCGTCCTGGTCTTCGCGCTGACGCCGGCCACGGCGTACGCCGACGAGCCGGTGCAGCTGGCGAAGACTCCGCCGATGGGGTGGAACAGCTGGAACAAGTTTGGCTGCGAGGTCAGCGACAAGCTGGTCAGCGAGACCGCGGACGCGATGGTGGCCAGCGGCATGGCCAAGGCCGGCTATCGGTATGTCAACATCGACGACTGCTGGATGACCCACGAGCGCAACGCGGCCGGTGAGCTCGTACCGGATCCGGTGAAGTTTCCGCGCGGCATCAAGGGTCTGGCCGACTACGTGCACAGCAAGGGCCTCAAGCTCGGCATCTACTCGTCCGCCGGCACGCTGACCTGCGCCGGCTATCCGGCGAGCCTCGACCACGAGCAGACCGACGCGAACAGCTGGGCCGCGTGGGGTGTCGACTATCTGAAATACGACAACTGCAACAACCAAGGCCGTCCGGCGATCGAGCGCTACACGGCGATGGCGAAGGCGCTGCGCAACACCGGCCGGCCGATCGTGTTGAGCCTGTGCGAGTGGGGACAGAACAAGCCGTGGCTGTGGGGCGAGAGCGCCGGCGGCCAGCTGTGGCGTACGACCGGCGACATCACCGACTCGTTTTCCAGCGTGCTCGGCATTCTCGACCAGCAGGTCGGTCTGGAGGCGTACTCGCATCCGAACGCCTGGAACGACCCCGACATGCTGGAGGTCGGCAACGGCGGCATGACCGAAGCGGAATATCGCGCGCATTTCAGCCTGTGGGCCCTGCTCAACGCTCCGCTGCTGGCCGGCAACGATCTTCGTACGATGTCGGAGGCGACCAGGAAGATCCTGCTCAACCGGGACGTGATCGCGGTCGACCAGGACTGGGGTGGCCGGCAGGGCGCGCTGGTCAGCGGCAACGGCCAGACGCAGATCTGGGCCAAGCCGATGTCCGACGGCTCGGCCGCGGTCGTGCTGCTCAATCGGAGTCCGATTGCGGCGATGGCCGCCACCACGACCGCCGCGATCGGCCTGCCGGACGCCGGCTCCTATCGCGTACGCGATCTGTGGACCGGCAGGGAATATCAGGCCGACGCGATGATCCGGGCGTCGTTGCCGGTGCACGGCGCCGCGATGTTCCGGATCTGGCCGGGCTCCGGCCGTACGCTGTCGCCGCTGTCCACACTGTCGGTCGGCCTGGACGAGGTGGTGGAGAAGGACCGGCCGTTCCAGGCGCTGGCGACCCTCTACAACGACGGCTCCACGCCGCTGCTCGTGCCGTCGATGACCGCCACCGCGCCGGCCGGCTGGAAGGTCGACGGTGCGGCGACGGTGCGTACGCGCAAGGTCGAGCCGCACCAGTCGTGGACCGCGACCTGGAAGCTGGCGCCGACCGGCGGTGGTGGCGACAAGGTCGAGGTCGGGGTTTCCGCGCGTTATGTGACGATCCGCGGCCAGCAGCAGGCCTCGCAGACGGTCTCCGCGGTGGTAGCGCAGCCGCCGCCGGCCGGTCAGGTGCAGGCCTCCAGCCTGCCGTTCATCTCCACCGGTAACGGCTGGGGACCGGTCGAGCGCAACACCAGCAACGGTGAGAACCAGCCCGGCGACGGCAATCCGATGAGCATCGACGGCGTCAAGTTCGCCACCGGCATCGGCGCACACGCGCCGTCGACCGTACGCATCTATCTCGGCGGCCACTGCACGTCCTTCAGCGCGACGGTCGGCGTGGACGACGAGACGCACGGCAACGGCTCGGTCGGCTTCTCCGTCGTCGGTGACGACAGGACGCTGGCCCAGAGCCCGGTGTTCCGCGGCAACCAGGCCGGCGGTCAGCTGACCGCCGACGTGACCGGCGTACGCATCGTCGACCTGCGGGTCAACGACGGCGGCGACGGCAACACCTGGGACCACGCCGACTGGGGCGCCGCCACCCTCACCTGCAACTGA
- a CDS encoding ABC transporter ATP-binding protein, with protein MAVIEEAATPVARTGPSDGDLVLDVRDLRMRYGSNDVLTGVDFTARRGEVIALLGPNGAGKTTTIEILEGFRMRSAGDVRVLGTDPAKGGEAWRARLGIVLQSWRDHGKWRVRELLAHLGGYYAPYSTDQIRRPWDVDELVATVGLAEHAKKRVMQLSGGQRRRLDVAIGIVGRPELLFLDEPTVGFDPEARREFHDLVHKLADDNDTTILLTTHDLDEAEKLADRILILAGGQVIANGSADELSRRMSTEAEIRWTRDGQRFVHSTTEATKYVRELFQQYGDAIDELEVRRGSLEDTYVAMVQQFEAGQRGTAVANFQEVAR; from the coding sequence ATGGCAGTCATAGAGGAGGCCGCGACGCCGGTCGCGCGCACCGGGCCATCGGATGGTGACCTGGTGCTGGACGTACGCGACCTGCGGATGCGTTATGGCAGCAACGACGTGCTCACCGGGGTCGACTTCACCGCGCGGCGCGGCGAGGTCATCGCGCTGCTCGGCCCCAACGGCGCCGGCAAGACGACGACGATCGAGATCCTGGAAGGCTTCCGGATGCGGTCGGCGGGCGACGTGCGGGTGCTCGGCACCGACCCGGCCAAAGGCGGCGAGGCCTGGCGCGCCCGGCTGGGGATCGTCCTGCAGTCGTGGCGTGACCACGGAAAGTGGCGGGTACGCGAGCTGCTGGCGCACCTCGGTGGCTATTACGCGCCGTACTCGACCGACCAGATCCGGCGTCCGTGGGACGTGGACGAGCTGGTCGCCACGGTCGGCCTCGCCGAGCACGCCAAGAAGCGCGTCATGCAGCTGTCCGGCGGCCAGCGGCGCCGGCTCGACGTCGCGATCGGCATCGTCGGCCGGCCGGAGCTGTTGTTCCTGGACGAGCCGACGGTCGGTTTCGACCCGGAGGCGCGGCGCGAGTTCCACGACCTCGTGCACAAGCTCGCCGACGACAACGACACGACGATTTTGTTGACGACACACGATTTGGACGAGGCGGAGAAGCTCGCCGACCGCATCCTCATCCTGGCCGGCGGCCAGGTCATCGCCAACGGCTCCGCCGACGAACTGTCCCGGCGGATGTCCACCGAGGCGGAGATCAGGTGGACCCGCGACGGTCAGCGGTTCGTCCACTCCACCACCGAGGCGACCAAATACGTGCGCGAGCTCTTCCAGCAGTACGGCGACGCCATCGACGAGCTGGAGGTGCGGCGCGGCAGCCTGGAGGACACGTACGTGGCGATGGTGCAGCAGTTCGAGGCCGGCCAGCGCGGCACGGCGGTGGCGAACTTCCAGGAGGTGGCGCGATGA
- a CDS encoding Clp protease N-terminal domain-containing protein — MFERFDKAARQAVQTAVRKADAQLVDTRHLLQALAVDPGSRAGKALADLGVDEAALRDVLAAMDRADRRAGLSPADVDALASIGIDVDEVVGAIERNWGGRLPASRRGQAGLIRGRFGAEAKKVLELALREAVERGDRRIDDGHVLLGLLKFHDPVAQELADRGVTYLRVRTALARQ, encoded by the coding sequence ATGTTCGAACGTTTCGACAAGGCCGCCAGGCAGGCGGTGCAGACAGCGGTGCGCAAAGCCGACGCGCAGCTGGTGGACACGCGGCACCTCCTGCAGGCGCTGGCGGTCGATCCTGGCTCGCGCGCTGGAAAAGCCCTCGCCGACCTGGGCGTGGACGAGGCCGCTTTGCGCGACGTGCTCGCCGCCATGGACCGCGCCGACCGCCGTGCGGGGTTGAGTCCCGCCGACGTCGACGCGCTCGCCAGCATCGGCATCGACGTGGACGAGGTCGTCGGCGCGATCGAGCGCAACTGGGGTGGCCGGCTGCCGGCCTCCCGGCGCGGTCAGGCAGGCCTGATCCGCGGTCGTTTTGGCGCGGAGGCGAAGAAAGTGTTGGAGCTCGCGCTGCGCGAGGCGGTCGAGCGTGGCGACCGGCGGATCGACGACGGCCACGTGCTGCTGGGGCTGCTCAAGTTTCACGACCCGGTGGCCCAGGAGCTCGCCGACCGTGGCGTGACGTATCTGCGCGTACGCACCGCGCTGGCGCGCCAATAA
- a CDS encoding HTH domain-containing protein, with protein MTAASDLATAAGDRDPRSGLRAVSALRRLLEHLEAMQVANARAQGWSWQEIANELHVSRQAVHKKHAKR; from the coding sequence ATGACGGCAGCATCTGACCTGGCTACAGCGGCCGGCGACCGCGATCCGCGCTCCGGCCTGCGTGCGGTCTCGGCGCTGCGCCGGCTGCTTGAGCACCTGGAGGCGATGCAGGTCGCCAACGCGCGTGCTCAGGGCTGGTCGTGGCAGGAGATCGCCAACGAGCTTCACGTGAGCCGGCAGGCCGTCCACAAGAAACACGCGAAGAGGTGA
- a CDS encoding lytic transglycosylase domain-containing protein: protein MTPPLQLFSSRRKTPAPTQGDDTPTVDLVKRPDSDAPTKVEPAVVTRKRPKVTAPKSRKSVPVVPEESWVMPALPRKPRLSEVRDGKRRAHRALAFRALGYLGIALIIAGVSFLLVPQVRARNAALQVVPAPSQSTPAAPSAPDPFVSPTPAPSATASGAPVQPNVQAGPAMYAVWAQRLSPKLNIPVVALQAYAYAQVAQNAATPNCNISWTLLAGIGRAESDHGQEKGSVLNADGTSTPPILGIRLTSIRDTDNGQLDGDTQYDRAVGPMQFIPSTWKIYASDANGDGKADPFNINDAALASAKLLCANGRNLRNGTDWGAAVYAYNRVNTYVANVYKYADTYARQSLAS, encoded by the coding sequence ATGACGCCGCCGCTCCAGCTGTTCAGCTCACGCCGCAAGACGCCTGCGCCGACGCAGGGGGACGACACTCCCACGGTCGACCTGGTCAAGCGGCCGGATTCGGATGCGCCGACCAAGGTCGAGCCGGCCGTCGTCACCAGGAAGCGGCCGAAGGTGACCGCACCGAAGAGCAGGAAGTCGGTGCCGGTGGTGCCGGAGGAGTCGTGGGTGATGCCGGCGCTGCCGCGCAAGCCGCGGCTGTCGGAGGTACGCGACGGCAAGCGGCGCGCGCACCGCGCGCTGGCGTTCCGCGCACTCGGCTATCTCGGCATCGCGCTGATCATCGCCGGTGTCTCCTTCCTGCTCGTGCCGCAGGTGCGCGCGCGCAACGCGGCGCTGCAGGTCGTGCCGGCGCCGAGCCAGAGCACGCCGGCGGCACCGTCGGCACCGGATCCGTTCGTCAGTCCGACCCCGGCGCCGTCCGCGACCGCGTCCGGTGCGCCGGTGCAGCCGAACGTCCAGGCCGGCCCCGCCATGTATGCCGTGTGGGCCCAGAGACTGTCGCCAAAGCTGAACATCCCGGTCGTCGCGCTGCAGGCCTACGCGTACGCACAGGTCGCGCAGAACGCCGCGACCCCCAACTGCAACATCTCCTGGACGCTGCTGGCCGGCATCGGCCGGGCCGAGTCCGACCACGGCCAGGAGAAAGGCTCGGTGCTCAACGCCGACGGCACCAGCACACCGCCGATCCTCGGCATCCGGCTCACCTCGATCCGCGACACCGACAACGGCCAACTGGACGGCGACACGCAGTATGACCGCGCGGTCGGGCCGATGCAGTTCATCCCGAGCACGTGGAAGATTTACGCCAGCGACGCCAACGGCGACGGGAAGGCCGACCCGTTCAACATCAACGACGCGGCGCTGGCCTCCGCCAAGCTGCTCTGCGCCAACGGCCGCAACCTGCGCAACGGCACCGACTGGGGTGCGGCCGTTTACGCGTACAACCGGGTCAACACCTACGTCGCCAACGTCTACAAGTACGCCGACACGTACGCGCGACAGAGCCTGGCCAGCTGA
- a CDS encoding BTAD domain-containing putative transcriptional regulator: protein MLDATTTGQDAERRTGKAVRLCVLGPVRAWHLADGIEVEVALGGPKQRAVLAVLALAGGRSVSRDAIIDFVWGDAPPPRVSATVQTYVANLRQALEPGRTTSKKTRTQSRLLLSRGGGYQLSADQVAIDLLRFRELVTAAYGARQAGDLRQAAAMLTEAIGLRTGPFLDDLGGALRLHPSVAAIEQEYLGTAVDCADVQLQAGAADDVLGWLPALAAAEPLSESLQMRLMTTYAVTGQPGRAMEIFERTRRQLAEEFGIGPSRELREAHLALLQADEELANQRETVDLTELMPIRRWLGRPPDQRALVGRDGALPELVQLVRNNRVVTLVGPGGAGKTALGLATAQQMLDSDLGVVADGVVVVECGRLPAEPDRADEGSGLVAEALRSTIQARPNGRESAIGAVVRTLQGQRRLIVLDNAEHVRASCNRLADQLVRACPSLRIVVTSRRQLGWPLETVYEVPPLELPPEGETRGAVLLASPAVQLFVDLAHRVRRGIDTDSQLPVIARICRHVEGLPLAIELATARLRAMSIADLAERLENSASVIAAASDHRLPHQRALKATYEWSAQLLPPAERRLLARLAVFPTAFDLPAAEQVCGHDGIDPLDIPTLLANLVDNSMIQAVDEGGHVRYRLLIPIREFAADGTDESDLDATRRRHLDWCFGQMTNIGEVNDPHRAAQIAVVRAHIDDLYSALEWALESTDEHMTTNAAELLAAARPVFDFDFGNLQTARDFTQRTLQRWDVLSAASHGRLRHWAGRLAYLQGRPLEARSHLETALRLLTGKSEDDFRRRSDICVGIASCRFLTADRQCLGIIEESLKHAEATGDKVLFARRLTNAGSMFTHWGRLDRALALLERAAAMADSHPNVGYLNSYRLANFHLMNGDPRRSLLESAPLVSDPGALPPSVVIEAYAYRGWAQARLGDYDSARADLRRSLELGHDRPIDRTYIHLATADLERLAGNVPHAVKHLRKSMLTSLAFGDLRTAILAVFVGAELSLTIDPRRADTLAGFALACREVTGLPAWPLTEEHFAVFEKSAGATAASAPAAGERAEIVSQIAESCQAVLAEWSRWWPTSGSH, encoded by the coding sequence GTGCTGGACGCGACGACGACTGGGCAGGATGCGGAGCGGCGGACAGGCAAGGCGGTCCGGCTCTGTGTGCTCGGTCCGGTGCGCGCGTGGCACCTCGCCGACGGCATCGAGGTCGAGGTCGCGCTCGGCGGTCCCAAGCAGCGCGCCGTGCTGGCGGTGCTGGCGCTGGCCGGCGGCCGGTCGGTGTCCCGCGACGCGATCATCGACTTCGTCTGGGGCGACGCGCCGCCGCCGCGGGTGTCCGCGACCGTGCAGACCTACGTCGCCAACCTCCGCCAGGCACTGGAGCCGGGCCGTACGACCAGCAAGAAGACCCGCACGCAGAGCCGCCTGCTGCTGTCCAGGGGCGGCGGCTATCAGCTGAGCGCCGACCAGGTCGCGATCGACCTGCTGCGGTTTCGCGAGCTGGTGACCGCCGCGTACGGTGCGCGGCAGGCCGGCGACCTGCGCCAGGCCGCCGCGATGCTGACCGAGGCGATCGGCCTGCGGACCGGGCCGTTCCTGGACGACCTCGGCGGCGCCCTCCGGCTGCATCCGAGCGTGGCCGCGATCGAGCAGGAATATCTCGGCACCGCGGTCGACTGCGCCGACGTGCAGCTGCAGGCCGGCGCCGCCGACGACGTGCTCGGCTGGCTGCCGGCGCTGGCCGCCGCCGAGCCGCTGAGCGAGTCGCTGCAGATGCGGCTGATGACCACGTACGCGGTGACCGGTCAGCCGGGTCGCGCGATGGAGATCTTCGAGCGGACCCGCCGGCAGCTGGCCGAGGAGTTCGGCATCGGCCCCAGCCGCGAGCTGCGGGAGGCGCACCTGGCGCTGCTGCAGGCCGACGAGGAGCTGGCCAACCAGCGCGAGACCGTCGACCTCACCGAGCTGATGCCGATCCGCCGCTGGCTCGGCCGGCCGCCCGACCAGCGCGCGCTGGTCGGCCGCGACGGCGCGCTTCCCGAGCTCGTCCAGCTCGTGCGAAACAACCGGGTCGTCACGCTGGTCGGTCCAGGCGGCGCCGGAAAAACCGCGCTGGGTCTGGCCACCGCGCAACAGATGCTCGACAGCGACCTCGGCGTGGTGGCCGACGGCGTCGTCGTGGTCGAGTGCGGCCGGCTGCCGGCCGAGCCGGACCGCGCCGACGAGGGTTCCGGACTGGTCGCCGAGGCGCTGCGATCGACCATCCAGGCACGGCCAAATGGCCGCGAGTCGGCCATCGGCGCCGTCGTACGTACGCTGCAGGGCCAGCGCCGGCTCATCGTGCTCGACAACGCCGAGCACGTACGCGCCAGTTGCAACCGGCTGGCCGATCAGCTCGTACGCGCGTGTCCGTCACTGCGGATCGTGGTCACCTCGCGGCGCCAGCTGGGCTGGCCGCTGGAGACGGTTTACGAGGTGCCGCCGCTGGAGTTGCCGCCGGAGGGGGAGACGCGCGGCGCGGTTTTGCTTGCCAGCCCTGCCGTACAGCTGTTCGTCGACCTCGCTCACCGGGTACGCCGTGGCATCGACACCGACAGCCAACTGCCGGTCATCGCGCGGATTTGCCGGCACGTCGAAGGCCTGCCGCTGGCGATCGAGCTGGCCACCGCCCGGCTGCGGGCGATGTCGATCGCGGATTTGGCTGAGCGGCTGGAAAACAGTGCGTCGGTGATCGCCGCGGCCTCGGATCATCGGCTGCCGCACCAACGCGCGTTGAAGGCGACCTACGAATGGAGCGCACAGCTTCTGCCGCCGGCCGAACGCCGGCTTTTGGCGCGGCTGGCGGTTTTCCCGACCGCTTTCGACCTGCCGGCGGCCGAGCAGGTGTGCGGTCACGACGGCATCGATCCGCTGGATATCCCTACGCTGCTGGCGAATCTCGTCGACAACTCGATGATCCAGGCCGTCGACGAGGGCGGACATGTACGCTATCGCCTGCTCATCCCGATCCGCGAGTTCGCCGCCGACGGCACCGACGAGTCCGATCTCGACGCCACACGCCGCCGTCACCTCGACTGGTGTTTCGGTCAGATGACCAATATCGGCGAGGTGAACGACCCGCATCGCGCGGCGCAGATCGCCGTTGTACGTGCGCACATCGACGATCTTTATTCGGCCCTGGAATGGGCACTGGAGTCGACCGACGAACACATGACGACCAACGCCGCCGAGCTGTTGGCCGCCGCACGGCCGGTTTTCGATTTCGACTTCGGTAATCTGCAGACGGCGCGTGACTTCACCCAGCGGACACTGCAGCGATGGGACGTGCTGTCGGCGGCCAGCCACGGGCGGCTGCGGCACTGGGCCGGCCGGCTGGCTTATCTGCAGGGACGGCCGCTGGAGGCACGGTCCCACCTGGAAACCGCTCTCCGACTGTTGACAGGAAAATCCGAGGACGACTTCCGGCGACGCTCGGACATCTGTGTCGGCATAGCGTCCTGCCGTTTCCTGACCGCCGACCGGCAGTGTCTCGGGATCATCGAGGAAAGTCTGAAACACGCCGAGGCGACCGGCGACAAGGTGCTTTTCGCGCGTCGGCTGACCAACGCCGGCAGCATGTTCACCCATTGGGGCCGGCTCGACCGCGCACTCGCGCTGTTGGAACGAGCTGCCGCGATGGCGGACTCGCATCCCAACGTCGGCTATCTGAACAGCTACCGGTTGGCCAATTTCCACCTGATGAACGGCGATCCACGGCGATCGCTGCTGGAGTCCGCACCACTGGTCTCGGATCCGGGCGCGTTGCCACCGAGCGTCGTCATCGAGGCGTACGCCTATCGCGGCTGGGCTCAGGCTCGGCTCGGCGACTACGACTCGGCGCGCGCGGATCTGCGCCGGAGCCTGGAACTCGGACACGACCGGCCGATCGACCGCACATACATCCACCTCGCGACGGCCGATCTGGAGCGGTTGGCCGGCAATGTCCCGCACGCGGTCAAACACCTGCGCAAAAGCATGCTGACCTCGCTGGCGTTCGGTGACCTGCGGACGGCGATCCTCGCGGTGTTCGTCGGCGCCGAGCTCAGTCTCACCATCGATCCGCGACGTGCCGACACGCTCGCCGGATTCGCGTTGGCCTGCCGAGAGGTGACCGGCCTGCCGGCGTGGCCGCTCACCGAGGAACACTTCGCCGTTTTCGAGAAGTCGGCCGGCGCCACGGCGGCTTCGGCGCCAGCGGCCGGTGAACGGGCTGAGATCGTGAGTCAGATCGCCGAGTCGTGCCAGGCCGTGTTAGCCGAGTGGAGTCGATGGTGGCCCACCTCAGGGAGCCACTGA